A section of the Citrobacter farmeri genome encodes:
- the coaA gene encoding type I pantothenate kinase, whose product MSIKEQTLMTPYLQFDRNQWAALRDSVPMTLTEEEIAQLKGINEDLSLEEVAEIYLPLSRLLNFYINSNLRRQAVLEQFLGTNGERIPYIISIAGSVAVGKSTTARVLQALLSRWPEHRRVELITTDGFLHPNQVLKDRGLMKKKGFPESYDMHRLVKFVSDLKSGVPNVTAPVYSHLIYDVIPDGDKTVAQPDILILEGLNVLQSGMDYPHDPHHVFVSDFVDFSIYVDAPEELLQTWYINRFLKFREGAFTDPDSYFHNYAKLTKEEAINTATSLWKEINWLNLKQNILPTRERASLIMTKSANHAVEQVRLRK is encoded by the coding sequence ATGAGTATAAAAGAGCAAACGTTAATGACGCCTTACCTACAGTTTGACCGTAACCAGTGGGCTGCGCTTCGTGATTCCGTGCCGATGACCCTCACTGAAGAAGAGATCGCGCAATTAAAAGGGATTAATGAAGATTTATCGCTGGAAGAAGTTGCAGAGATCTATTTACCCCTGTCGCGTTTGCTTAACTTCTATATCAACTCGAACCTGCGCCGTCAGGCTGTTCTCGAACAGTTTCTGGGTACTAACGGTGAGCGCATTCCTTATATCATCAGTATTGCTGGCAGCGTAGCGGTAGGGAAAAGTACCACGGCGCGTGTATTACAGGCGTTACTGAGTCGCTGGCCAGAGCATCGCCGCGTTGAGCTAATCACCACCGATGGCTTTCTTCATCCAAACCAGGTATTAAAAGACCGCGGGTTAATGAAGAAGAAAGGCTTTCCGGAATCGTATGACATGCACCGTCTGGTCAAGTTTGTCTCCGACCTCAAATCCGGCGTGCCAAACGTAACCGCGCCGGTCTATTCACATCTGATTTATGATGTGATCCCAGACGGAGATAAAACCGTTGCCCAGCCTGATATATTAATTCTCGAAGGGCTCAATGTTTTGCAAAGTGGGATGGACTATCCACACGACCCACATCATGTATTTGTTTCGGACTTTGTCGACTTCTCTATTTATGTTGATGCGCCGGAAGAATTACTACAGACATGGTATATCAATCGCTTTCTTAAATTCCGCGAGGGTGCGTTTACCGACCCCGACTCTTATTTCCATAACTATGCGAAACTGACAAAAGAGGAGGCAATCAATACGGCCACCTCACTATGGAAAGAAATTAACTGGTTGAATTTAAAGCAGAACATCTTACCCACGCGTGAGCGCGCGAGTCTTATCATGACCAAGAGTGCGAATCATGCCGTCGAACAGGTTCGCCTGCGGAAATAA